In Mycobacteriales bacterium, the genomic stretch GCGTCGGTGAGCAGGCTGACGAGGGCTTCGAGCTGTATGTCGACGCCCGCGACCTCGACGTCGGCGCCGTCGAGTGCGCGTGCGGCGAGACTCTCCTTGGCGCCGATGAGCTCGGCCACTTTTGCGTCGATGGTCTGGGCCGCGATGATCCGCCACGCGGTGACGGGCTGGTCCTGGCCGATCCGGTGGACGCGATCGATCGCCTGCGTCTGCTCGGCGGCGGTCCAGGACAGCTCGGCCAGAACGACATTGGAGGCGACTTGCAGATTGATGCCGACGCCGGCGGCCGTCAGTGAGCAGACGATGACGTGTACGTCGTCGTCGCTGACGAACGCGTCAATGTTCTTCTGCCGTACGCGCGTGGTCTGGTCACCACGGATCGACGCGTGGCCGATGCCGCGCTTCGCGAAGACCTGCTCGGCTGCGTCCATCACGTCGATATGCTTGGCAAAGAACACGACCTTGCCGGCGCTGCGCGACAGCTGGGCCGCGTAGTCGGCGGCCAGCTCGGCCTTTGCTTGCCCGATTCGGCGCATCATGGAAAAGACGTTCTCGCCGGTGCTGTTCTCGTCGGACTCGCGCAGTTCCCGCGCGCAGACCTGCCGGGCGATCGACACGTCGATGCCCACGGTCTGCTCGGCCTCCTTGCGAGCTGCCACCGCGCTCTGGTATCGCTTGACGAGTCGCCGTGCCAGCTTGCGTTCCGTCGCGCGCACCGACGTACCCAACGCGCCATCGAGCTCGATCGGCAGGTCGGCGATCCGCCGAGCCGGGATGTCGCTGGCGACGTCGGCCTTGCGCCGCCGGACGATGCCCATCTCGATGACCGCCTGGCGGGCCGCCGGGTAGAAGCCTGGGTCGAGGGGCGTCCTGCCGTTGGCCTCGAGGGCGTGCAGGAGGTCCGGACCGACTTCACTGTCCGTGATCCAGCCGAGGAACTCCCAGATCGCGAGGAAGTCTTCGATGTCGTTGATGAGCGGCGTACCGGTGAGCGCCATGAGCAGCGACCGCATCCCGCGCTCGCGGACCTTGCGGGACAACTTGAGGACGTGTTGCGAGCGCTGCGACGACTTGTTCTTGATGAAGTGCGCCTCGTCGATGGCCATCCCCCGGAATCCGAACTTGCC encodes the following:
- a CDS encoding DEAD/DEAH box helicase — its product is MAAADVDRAISQRGVTPGTRARFQAVALLLREQRAEARTAPMSEVQRAAHMKRIDGLAVALARTAAGGASLFALLADDAPLLPGTTTAKRELRIKAGLGVEAESVVTRQPEATPARDQRQVVPPSAIARSLARPFLVPDYSAVATLRPRLLADWELIRPLLRAFEESAADAPSCMTLPDPRDVHIATGLDLMPHQAQVIAKAKDGHRTFLLADEPGLGKTAEALLAAQAVGAYPLLVVVPNVVKTSWAREAAMWTPKHSATVIHGDGEDVDAFCDIVIVNYDILDRHVGWLGKFGFRGMAIDEAHFIKNKSSQRSQHVLKLSRKVRERGMRSLLMALTGTPLINDIEDFLAIWEFLGWITDSEVGPDLLHALEANGRTPLDPGFYPAARQAVIEMGIVRRRKADVASDIPARRIADLPIELDGALGTSVRATERKLARRLVKRYQSAVAARKEAEQTVGIDVSIARQVCARELRESDENSTGENVFSMMRRIGQAKAELAADYAAQLSRSAGKVVFFAKHIDVMDAAEQVFAKRGIGHASIRGDQTTRVRQKNIDAFVSDDDVHVIVCSLTAAGVGINLQVASNVVLAELSWTAAEQTQAIDRVHRIGQDQPVTAWRIIAAQTIDAKVAELIGAKESLAARALDGADVEVAGVDIQLEALVSLLTDALTAT